In a genomic window of Mycolicibacillus parakoreensis:
- a CDS encoding fumarate reductase/succinate dehydrogenase flavoprotein subunit, with protein MVEVERHSYDVVVIGAGGAGLRAVIEARERGLKVAVVCKSLFGKAHTVMAEGGCAASMGNVNDKDNWQVHFGDTMRGGKFLNNWRMAELHAKEAPDRVWELETYGALFDRTADGRISQRNFGGHTYPRLAHVGDRTGLELIRTMQQKIVSLQQRDKAEFGDYEARIKVFMECTVTELLKDGDRIAGAFGYWRESGRYILFEAPAVVLATGGIGKSFKVTSNSWEYTGDGHALALRAGASLINMEFVQFHPTGMVWPPSVKGILVTEGVRGDGGVLKNSEDSRFMFDYIPPVFKGQYAETEDEADQWLKDNDSARRTPDLLPRDEVARAINAEVKAGRGSPHGGVYLDIASRLPTETIKRRLPSMYHQFMELAEVDITKDPMEVGPTCHYVMGGIEVDPDTGAATTAGLFAAGECSGGMHGSNRLGGNSLSDLLVFGRRAGLGAADYVQRLTERPVVDPESVRAAATLAVAPFNGPPQGSGAAPENPYTLHTELQESMNELVGIIRNADEMRRAMGKLDELKARFANIAVEGHRQFNPGWHLAIDLRNMLLVSECVAKAALERTESRGGHTRDDHPSMDPQWRRTLLVCRSDNDDPVVPHVSVTAETQPPVRDDLLELFEIEELEKYFTEEELANHPGRRT; from the coding sequence ATGGTTGAGGTCGAACGGCACTCCTACGACGTGGTCGTCATCGGTGCCGGAGGCGCGGGCTTGCGCGCGGTCATCGAGGCGCGCGAACGCGGCCTGAAGGTGGCGGTGGTGTGCAAATCGCTGTTCGGCAAGGCCCACACGGTGATGGCCGAGGGCGGTTGCGCGGCCTCGATGGGCAACGTCAACGACAAGGACAACTGGCAGGTCCACTTCGGCGACACCATGCGCGGCGGCAAGTTCCTCAACAACTGGCGGATGGCCGAACTGCACGCCAAGGAGGCCCCCGACCGGGTCTGGGAACTGGAGACCTACGGGGCGCTGTTCGACCGCACCGCCGACGGCCGGATCAGCCAGCGCAACTTCGGCGGGCACACCTATCCGCGGCTGGCCCACGTCGGTGACCGCACCGGACTGGAGTTGATCCGCACCATGCAGCAGAAGATCGTCTCGCTGCAACAGCGCGACAAGGCCGAGTTCGGCGACTACGAGGCCCGGATCAAGGTGTTCATGGAGTGCACCGTCACCGAACTGCTCAAGGACGGGGACCGCATCGCCGGGGCGTTCGGCTACTGGCGCGAGTCCGGCCGCTACATCCTGTTCGAGGCGCCGGCGGTGGTGTTGGCCACCGGCGGGATCGGCAAATCGTTCAAGGTGACCTCGAACTCCTGGGAGTACACCGGCGACGGGCATGCGCTGGCGCTGCGGGCCGGGGCGTCGCTGATCAACATGGAGTTCGTCCAGTTCCACCCGACCGGCATGGTCTGGCCGCCGAGTGTGAAGGGCATCCTGGTCACCGAGGGGGTGCGCGGCGACGGCGGGGTGCTGAAGAACTCCGAGGACTCGCGGTTCATGTTCGACTACATCCCGCCGGTGTTCAAAGGCCAGTACGCCGAGACCGAGGACGAGGCCGACCAGTGGCTCAAGGACAACGACTCGGCGCGGCGCACCCCGGACCTGCTGCCCCGCGACGAGGTGGCCCGGGCCATCAACGCCGAGGTGAAGGCCGGCCGCGGCTCCCCGCACGGCGGGGTCTACCTCGACATCGCCTCCCGGCTGCCGACCGAGACCATCAAACGCCGGCTGCCGTCGATGTATCACCAGTTCATGGAGCTCGCCGAGGTCGACATCACCAAGGACCCGATGGAGGTCGGCCCGACCTGCCACTACGTGATGGGCGGCATCGAGGTCGACCCGGACACCGGGGCCGCCACCACCGCGGGCCTGTTCGCCGCCGGGGAGTGCTCCGGGGGCATGCACGGCTCCAACCGGCTCGGCGGCAACTCGCTGTCGGATCTGCTGGTGTTCGGCCGCCGGGCCGGGCTGGGCGCTGCCGACTACGTCCAGCGGCTCACCGAGCGACCGGTTGTCGACCCGGAGTCGGTGCGCGCCGCGGCGACCCTGGCGGTGGCACCGTTCAACGGACCGCCGCAGGGCTCCGGTGCCGCGCCGGAGAATCCCTACACGCTGCACACCGAGTTGCAGGAGTCGATGAACGAGCTGGTCGGCATCATCCGCAACGCCGACGAGATGCGCCGCGCGATGGGCAAACTCGACGAACTCAAGGCGCGGTTCGCCAATATCGCCGTGGAGGGCCACCGCCAGTTCAACCCCGGGTGGCATCTGGCGATCGACCTGCGCAACATGCTGCTGGTCAGCGAGTGCGTCGCCAAGGCGGCGCTCGAGCGCACCGAGAGCCGCGGCGGGCACACCCGCGACGACCACCCGTCGATGGACCCGCAGTGGCGCCGCACCCTGCTGGTGTGCCGCAGCGACAACGACGACCCGGTGGTGCCGCATGTCAGCGTCACCGCCGAAACACAGCCACCGGTGCGCGACGACCTGCTGGAGCTGTTTGAGATCGAGGAGTTGGAGAAGTACTTCACCGAGGAAGAGCTGGCGAACCATCCGGGCCGCAGGACCTAG
- a CDS encoding succinate dehydrogenase/fumarate reductase iron-sulfur subunit, with amino-acid sequence MTYDAHMQVWRGDENGGELQDFTVEANEGEVVLDVIHRLQATQAPDLAVRWNCKAGKCGSCSAEINGRPRLTCMTRMSSFEPDETVTVTPMRTFPVIRDLVTDVSYNYEKAREIPSFTPPKDLRPGEYRMDQRDVERSQEFRKCIECFLCQDVCHVIRDHESNKKNYAGPRFFIRIAELEMHPLDEGDRRDLSQDEAGLGMCNITKCCTEVCPEGIKITDNAIIPMKERVAGHRYDPIVWLGNKLFRR; translated from the coding sequence ATGACCTATGACGCACACATGCAGGTGTGGCGCGGCGACGAGAACGGCGGCGAACTCCAGGATTTCACCGTGGAGGCCAACGAGGGCGAGGTGGTGCTCGACGTCATCCACCGACTGCAGGCCACCCAGGCCCCCGACCTGGCGGTGCGGTGGAACTGCAAGGCCGGCAAGTGCGGGTCGTGCTCGGCGGAGATCAACGGCCGGCCGCGGCTGACCTGCATGACCCGGATGTCGAGCTTCGAGCCGGACGAGACGGTGACCGTGACCCCGATGCGGACCTTCCCGGTCATCCGCGATTTGGTCACCGACGTCTCCTACAACTACGAGAAGGCGCGCGAGATCCCGTCGTTCACCCCGCCGAAGGACCTCCGGCCCGGCGAGTACCGGATGGATCAGCGCGACGTGGAACGCTCCCAGGAGTTCCGCAAGTGCATCGAGTGTTTTCTGTGCCAGGACGTCTGCCACGTCATCCGCGACCACGAGTCGAACAAGAAGAACTACGCCGGACCGCGGTTTTTCATCCGGATCGCCGAGTTGGAGATGCACCCGCTCGACGAGGGCGACCGCCGCGATCTGTCCCAGGACGAGGCCGGGCTGGGCATGTGCAACATCACCAAGTGCTGCACCGAGGTCTGCCCGGAGGGCATCAAGATCACCGACAACGCGATCATCCCGATGAAGGAGCGCGTCGCCGGGCACCGCTACGACCCGATCGTGTGGCTGGGCAACAAACTGTTCCGCCGCTAA